The genome window TTTGGCTATTTTGATGTGTTTACCAGGCTTTACATCGACTTTGTCTATGATGACTTCATACTCTTTAACAGCTTGCTTTAAAAAGTCAAAATCCCCCATGGAAACTCCACCAGTGGTAACTAAAATATCACACGCATTAAGTGCTTGTTTTAAAACACTTGGAGTTTTTTGCATATCATCTTTTAAAAGTGGAAAAATTCTAGCTTCAGCACCAAGTTTTTTTGCCATATTAGCTATAGCTACATGGTTTGATGAGCGAATTTGTGCAGGGTGTTCTAAGCTTTCGCCTAAGTCTTTGATCTCACTTCCACTACTTAGCACGCCTATGATAGGTTTAGCAAAAACGCAAATATGAAAGTATCCAAGCTCGGCTAAAAGTGCTATCTCGCTATAGCCTAGCTTTGTACCTTTAGTGAGTAAAATTTCACCTTTAGTGTAGCTCTCGCCCACCTTTCTTACAGCAAAGCCTTGTGGAACTTTTTCTTTTACATAAACTATACCTTCTTTAACTTCAACTTTTTCCACAGGTACTAAGGTATCACAACCCTCACTCATTAAAGAGCCTGTAAAGGTTTTAACACATTCTTTATTTTGTATTTTAAAGCTTGGAAAAACTCCTGCAGGCACTTCGCCTATGATAGACAAAGGCTCATCTTGCTCGCTAAATTTGATCGCATAGCCATCCATAGAGGCTGTGGGAAATTGAGGGTTGTTAGTAGAAGCTTTGATGTCTATGGCTAAAATTCTATCTAAGCACTGTGTTAAGGCGATGTTTTCTATTTTTTCATATGTTTGTATGTGTGAATGAAGTATGTCTAAACTTTGGCTATAAGAAGTTAGCATTTTAGTCCTTAGCGCTTAAAATTCCTGCTCCTTGAAGTTTCAAAGAGCGTTCTTTGGCATAAATTTTTTCGCCATTAATGATATCATATTTCCATATAGGCGCACTTGCTTTAAAATCTTCTACAAAATCATTAATTAGCTTAAGTCCTAATTTTCTTTGCTTGCTTAAAACCCCAGCAAAATAAGAACTCTCATGCACCTTAACCTCACCAATAGAGTGAGCAAACATCAAACTTACATTTTCATTCGCAAGTTTTTGACACCATTTTTCAAACCAAGTTTTTAACAAAGGTTCATATATATCAAAACTCAAAGCCTCAATCTCATCTTCAGCCCTCACTATACCACAAAATGTGATCAAAGCTCCGCAGTTTTTATCTTTAGCATATTTATACCATCTAGCATAAATGCTAGGAATTTCTAAGGCTCCTTGGTATAATTCAAACATAACTCATCCTCCACAAACCGGTGGAAGTAGGCAGATTTTATCCCCATCTTTTAAGGTGGTTTCATCATCAAAAACCATTTCATCATTTAAAGCAACCGCACAAAGCTCAAGCCATTCTTTTAAGCTTTCATCTTGCCCTAAAATTGCTTTTAATTCTTTAAGATTGCTTATGTTTAGTTCTAAGCTTTCTTTGTCAATTGGCCCTAGAAATTCGACTTTTACCATTTTTTTACCTTTATTCTTTGATTTCTAAAATTCCCATCATTCCAAGATCTTCATGCTCTAAAATATGGCAGTGAAACATTCTAATACCGGTAAATTTCTGACTCATTCTAAGTCTTAATTCTTCCCCAGGTCTTACATTAATCGTATCTTGCAATGCTCTGAATTTTGCTTTTGTTATTTTACCCTTAAATTTAGAAGAAATGAGTTCAAATTGTGTTCCGTGTATATGGAAAGGATGATCCATGTGCGATTTGTTTTTTACTACCCATTCTTCTACCTCATTTAATTTTGAGGTTAAATCCGTTCTATTCATATCAAATGTTTTACCATTGATTAAAAACATAGAGGCAAGGCTTTTTTTGATTTCTTCTTCACTTTTTTTACTAATACCATGCATTTGCATATGATCTTCACTCATAATCACTTCTTTAAAGTTTGTAGCTTCTTTTAAAGGTGGAAATTCGCGTAATTTCTCCGGTATGTTTTCTATAGTTTTTTCTACTTTAAGATCAGCTAACATAAGAGTGTAAGGTTCTTCTTTAACAAGCATTTTATCGCGGTCGTAATAAATACTCTCAAGTTTAAAATCACCTTTATTTGCTTTGATTAATACTTCTACTCTTGAAGCAGGACTTAAAAATAACTCATCTAATTCAACACCTTTTTCTATAAGCCCTCCATCAGTTCCTACTAAAATAAATTTAGCACCTTTAATGCGTAAATTTAAATATCTTGCCGCACAAAAATTATAAATACGAATTCTTTGAGCTTTGTCAAGTGTTATTTTTGGCTTTAATTGTCCATTGATAAGAACTAAATTTCCTTCTCTGCCATTGAGCCAATCAAATAAATTATTATCAGGAATTTGTGCATTTTCATCTAAACGCAAATCACTAATCACCCAATCTTGCTCTTGTAAATGCGACAACGCATCTTTTTTAGCTTTTACTACAAATACCCCTGCTAAGCCTTTATAAACTTGCTTTGCTGTGGTGTAGTGTGGATGTGGATGTGGATGATACCAGTAAGTTCCTGCTGAATTTTCTCCAAGTTTAAAGCGATAAATTCTTTCTCTACCAGGCATGATAGGATCGTGTGGGTTGCCATCTTGTTCAGGTGGTATGTCAAGTCCATGCCAGTGGATTGTAGTTGGCTCTTTTAAACTATTTTTTACTAAAATTTCAACTGTATCACCTTCATAAACTTCTATTTTAGGTCCAGGTATAGAGCCATTGTAAGTAAAGCATTTTGTTTTTTTACCTTTAACAAATTCTATTTGACTTTCTTTGATTTCTATACTTGATCTAAAGAAATTTTTCTTTGTACTTGTGTTTTTTAGAAGTTTTAAATTTGTTAATGTTTGTCCGCTAGGAAAGTTTTTTTCATCGAGTAGTTTAATGTTTGGATTTTCTAGTTTGATAAAAGAAGTATCGATTTCTTTTACTTCTTTTTGTGTATGTTTTGAGTGCATATTGTGATGAGAATGATCTCCCATTGCATAAGCACTGCTAATACTTGCTAAACCTAAAGCATTAAATTTTAAAAATAACCTTCTATCCATTAAATTTTTACTCCTAAATTAATTTTGATTTAGATTTTGATTATAGCTATTATTTGATTAATGATTGTAAATTATAAAAACAAGATATAATTTTAATATGATTTGTTATACAAGTGGTTTTAAATCAAAAATTAAGGATAAATAATGCTAATTAAAAATCATTTAGATAAAGACTTTCAAACCCCTGCTTATATTTTAGAAGAAGATAAACTTAGAAAAAATTGTGAGCTTTTGGCTAAAGTGAGCGAGCAAAGTGGAGCAAAAGTTTTGCTTGCGCTAAAGGGTTTTGCTTTTTCAGGTGCTATGGATATAGTTGGTGAGTATTTATCAGGCTGTACTTGTAGCGGGCTTTGGGAAGCTAAATTTGCAAAAGAATATATGGATAAAGAAATTCATACTTTTTCACCTGCTTTTAAAGAGGATGAAATAGATGAAATCATAGATCTTTCACATCATATAGTATTTAACTCTTTTAATCAGTTTAAAAAATTTAAAGATAAAGCAAGTAAAAAGTCTCTTGGTTTGCGTTGTAATCCAGAGCTTTCAGTAGCTCCAAAAGAACTTTATAATCCTTGTGGTAGATTTTCAAGACTAGGAATTCGTGCGATTGATTTTGAAAATGAAGATTTAAGTGTCTTAAGTGGGCTTCATTTTCATGCTTTATGTGAAGAAAGTGCGCATTCTTTAGAGCTTGTGTTAAATGCTTTTGAGGCTAAATTTTCAAAATTTATTAAAAGTATGAAATGGGTTAATTTTGGCGGGGGCCATCACATTACAAAAGAAGGTTATGACACGCAAAAACTAATTGATCTTTGTAAAAAATTTAGCGATAAATACGGCGTACAAGTGTATCTTGAGCCAGGTGAGGCTGTGGGTTGGCAGTGCGGGACTTTAGTTGCAAGTGTGATAGACATAGTAGAAAATGAGAAAAAAATAGCTATTTTAGATACTTCAAGTGAAGCTCATATGCCAGATACTATCATAATGCCTTACACAAGTGAGGTTTTAAATGCTAGAATTTTATCAAGTCGTGATGGGGAAAAATATAGCGAGTTAAAAGAAGATGAATTTGCTTATTTACTTGGTGGTAATACTTGCTTAGCAGGGGATATCATGGGTGAGTATGCTTTTAATCAAGAATTAAAAATAGGACAAAAAATAGTATTTTTAGATCAAATTCATTATTCTATAGTCAAAAATACTACTTTTAATGGAGTAAGACTTCCAAATTTAATGTTCTTGGATAAGGATGAAAATCTATCTATGGTTAGAGAATTTGGTTATGAAAATTATTCAAAAAGAAACTAAAAATTGAGTTTTTTTGTAGTTTTTTGCAAATTTATGTTTTTTAAATAAAACTTTTTTTAAAATAAAAATGGAAACTGAAAATTAACAAAACTACAACGCTAAGCTTTTCTAGCGTGTAATGTTTAGGAGTAATTTATGCATAGAGTTATACTAGCTTTTTTAGCCTGTCTTAACTTTCTATTTGCTCAAGAAAATTTTGAAGTTAAAAATACTCAAATTTGGGATGTGCAAAGAGTGATGAATATAGAAAGTTATCAAAATTTTGGTGCTTTGTGGACTAAACTACAAGGTGAGTATATTGCAAGTGCTGTTTTGATTATACTTATAGTGGTTATTTCAGCTTTTGCTTTGCATTATATGGTTATAGGTCCAAAGAAATTTTCTCATGATGGTAAGAAAATTTATGCTTTTTCGGTATTTGAAAGATTGTTTCATTTTGTAGCGGCAATTTCTTGGATTATCCTTGTACCGACCGGACTTATTATGATTTTTGGATCATACTTTGGTGGTGGATTCTTTGTAAGAATGTGTAAAAACTTACATGGTATTGCTACTATTTTATTTATCATTTCTATTATTCCTATGCTTTTGTGTTGGATTAAAAGAATGCTTCCTGCAAGCTATGATTTAAGATGGATGATGATAGTAGGTGGATATTTAAGCAAAGAGAAAAAGCCTGTGCCTGCGGGTAAGTTTAACTTTGGTCAAAAATCTTGGTATTATATAGCTGTTTTTGGTGGATTTTTGATGATAATCACCGGAGCGTTTATGTTTTTCCTTGATTTTAATTCTACTTCTTTACAGTCTATTTTTGGAATTTCTCATATAGATATTTTAAGAGCTTCAGCTATCATCCATAATATTTTGGGTATTTTATGTGCAGTATTTTTTGCTATTCATATTTATATGGCTGTATTTGCTATTAAAGGAAGTATCCATTCTATGATTAGTGGTTATAAAGAAGAAGAGGAAGTTTATATTTTACATTCTTATTGGTATAAAGAATTAAGCGATAAAAAACAAATCAATCCATCATTTACTTATGATTCTAAAACAAAATTTTAAAATCTCACTTGATTTTTTTAAATTTTCCTTGTTATAATCAAATAAAAATAACAAGGAAAACTAATGATACAAGATATTGATCTTTCGCGTAAATATTTTTATGAATTTTTTTCAAAAGCTTTTAATTTTATTGATGAAAAAGAGTTTAAAATTTGGCATGAACAAGTTTTAGTTTTAGCTCAAAGCCCTTTAGATGATAGCCTAAAACCTGATTTTGAAAAACTTAGTGCATGTGATTTTGCAAGTTTTAAAGAAGAGCAAAATGCTGTATTTTTTGATTTTTCTTATGTGAATGTACCTATTAGCGCTTCTTTTTATGATGAGGGTAGAGATGATGGTAAAATGAAACTTCAAGCTTGTGAAATCATTAGAAAAACCAAATTTAGAAAAAAAGAAGATTGTAGACAAAGCGAAGATGAATTTGGCTTTTTGTTTGCTTTTATGGCAAGTATTATTGAACATGATTTAAAAATCGCACAACAATTATTTCGTTTTGTGATAAACCCTGTAGTAGATGAGTTTATAGAAAAATTACAAATCCATAAAAACTCAAATTTTTACATTGCTATAGCTAATATTATGAAAGTATTTTTTGCAAATGAAAGGGCTTATTTAGAAGTACAAGCACCTATAAAAAAAGAAGGTAAAAGTATTGCAGATGAGGCTTTACAAAGACTTCCTTATGAACCAAGACTTCCTACCAAATTTAGTAAAACAAATATAGAAGAGCTTAGCAAATTATAAAAATTAATATGTATTTTGTTACCAAAATACATATTATCAAAATCATCTTTTTATGAAAATAGAAATTAAATAAAATCTTAAGTGAAAATATGCAAAAGTTATAATGTTTAAGTGTGTAAATACTTTAAAAATAAGTATTTATAGTTATTCTTTACTTTTATTTCAAAGGAGAGAACATGGAGGCCAATCAAAGAAGGGATTTTTTAAAAAAATCTTTGAAAATTGGTGCTTTAGGGGTGGTAGCTGGGGCAAGTGTTAATGCTTTAGCTAAAGATGATTACCAAGAGCAAAATACCGTAGTTTTGGGAAAAAGCACTAAAAAAGAAGTGCTTTATAAAAAAACTATGCATTGGGAAAAATACTACAAAATAGCTTACTAATTAAGAAAGGAAGAAGATGGCATTAGCAAGAAGAAATTTTCTTAAGCTTGCTGGTATTGCTGGTCTTGGAAGCGCGGCTTTTGGTAGTGAAAATAAAGCCATTAGAGCTGCAAGTGAACAAGAAGTAGCAAATCCTTATCCAGATTCTAAGATTGTTAGAACAATCTGTAGTATCTGTAGTGCAGGCTGTGGAATTAAAGCAGAAGTGCAAGATGGAGTTTGGGTGCGTCAAGAAAACGCTATAGAACATCCTATTTCTCAAGGATCACACTGCTGTAAAGGGATAGATCAAATCGATCTTACTAAATCAAAACAGCGTATTAAATATCCTATGAAAAAAGAAAATGGCAAATGGGTGCGTTTAACTTGGGAACAAGCTATTAACGAAATTGGCGATAAAATGCTTGAAATCCGTAAGGAAAATGGACCTGATAGCGTTATGTTTTTAGGTTCGGCTAAATTTAATAACCAACAAGCTTATTATTTTAGAAAATTTGCAGCATTTTGGGGTACTAATAATATAGACCACGTTGCTAGAATTTGACACAGCGCAACAGTCGCCGGTGTGGCGAATACATGGGGTTATGGCGCTATGACAAATCATTTTGGTGATGTGACTAAACACTCAAAAATGATGATTATTTTTGGTGCAAATACTGCTGTGGCAAATCCTATTGGATTTAAACACTTATTGCAAGCAAAAGATCGTAATAATGCTAAATTAGTAGTTGTAGATCCTGTATTTACAAAAACTGCAGTGCATGCTGATGAATATGTGAGAATTCGTCCAGGTACAGATATAGCTTTAGTTTATGGTATGCTTCATTTAATCTTCAAAAACGGTTGGGAAGATAAAGAATTAATCAAAACTAGAACCTATGGAGTTGAAGAAATAAAAGCAGAGGCTGCTAAATGGACTCCTGAAGTTGTAGAAGATGTAACAGGTGTTCCGGCTACTCAACTTGAAAAAATTACAAGAATGCTAGCTACAATTAAACCTGCTACGCTATTTTGGGCTTTAGGTATTACTCAGCACTCAGTAGGTAGTTCTAATACAAGAATTCTAGCTATCTTACAACTCGTTCTTGGTAATATAGGCAAACCAGGCGCAGGAACAAACATCATCAGAGGTCATGATAATGTTCAAGGTGCTACTGATATGGGTTGTTTGGCTGATACTTTACCAGCTTATTATGGACTTGATGATAATGCTTGGAATCATTTTTCTAATGTATGGAATGTTGAAAGAGAGTATTTAAATTCAAGATTTTATTCTAAAGAATGGATGCATGAAAAAGGCTTTTCACTAGCAAAATGGTGGCAAGGTGTTTTACATGAAGAAAAAACTTATTCAAACTCACCTATCCGTGTACTTTGGGTGCAAGGAACGGGTATTACTTCTATGGCACATACGGTAAAAATTCAAGAAGCACTTAAAAAACTTGATATGATCGTAATTGCTGAGCCTTTTGTAAATGAAGTAGCAGTTTTAGCAGATCGTCCAGATGGTATTTATATTATTCCTGCTTCAACCCAATTTGAAACAGAAGGTTATGTAACAGCGACTAATCGTGCTATGCAATGGCGTTCTCAAGTAGTAAAACCAATTTATGAAAGTAAAGAAGACCAAGAGATTATGTTTGCTTTTGCTAAAAAATTTGGTTTTTATAAAGAATACACTCGTGGTATGAAAATGGAATTAAAAGATCATAAACTTGTACAAACAAGAGATGATAATGATGATAATTTCATATGGCCTGATGATGCCACAAGAGAAATGAGTAATGGTCTTTTAAGTATAGGCTTAAGAGGTATTTCAGCTGAGCGTCTAAGAAAACACCAGCAAAATTGGGAACATTTTGATCCTGATACTCAAAGAGGTATTGGTGGTGAAGTTAAAGGCGAATATTATGGCTTACCTTGGCCTTGTTGGGATAAACAACACCCAGGCACTTCTATCATGTGGAACACAGATATTCCTTATGAAGAAGGTGGTATGGGCTTTAGAAATCGCTTTGGTTTAGAACATAATGGACATTCTCAATTAGCAGATGAAACTTTTACTCCAAAAGGATGTAAAGTTAAAGGTGGCTACCCACAAATTACTAAAGAAAATATCGAAAAAGTGTTTAATATCAAACTAAGCGATAAAGAAAAAGAATTAATGGGCGCTAGCTGGAGCACAGATATTTCAGGTATTATCTTAGAAAAATGTAGAGAAAAAAGTGCTTGTTGTTTAGGTAATGCAAGAGCTAGAATGAAAGTTTGGGAATTTGCTGATCCTATTCCACTACATAGAGAGCCTATTCACTCGCCTCGTTGGGATTTGGTTAAAAAATATCCTACTTGGGGCGATCAAGAGAAAAACTTTAGGGTTGAGAGTAAATTTATTAGCGAGCAACAAAAAACAGATTGGAGTAAAGAGTTTCCAACTATTATTTCAAGTATGCGTTTAGTAAATTTAAGCGGTGCGGGTATGCTTGAGAGAACTAGTAAATATCTTGCAGCTATTACACCTGAGATGTTTGCTAATGTGCACCCTGAACTTGCTTTAAAATATGGTATAAATGATGGCGATATGATGTGGATTCATTCACCACAAGGCACCA of Campylobacter lari contains these proteins:
- a CDS encoding molybdopterin molybdotransferase MoeA, translated to MLTSYSQSLDILHSHIQTYEKIENIALTQCLDRILAIDIKASTNNPQFPTASMDGYAIKFSEQDEPLSIIGEVPAGVFPSFKIQNKECVKTFTGSLMSEGCDTLVPVEKVEVKEGIVYVKEKVPQGFAVRKVGESYTKGEILLTKGTKLGYSEIALLAELGYFHICVFAKPIIGVLSSGSEIKDLGESLEHPAQIRSSNHVAIANMAKKLGAEARIFPLLKDDMQKTPSVLKQALNACDILVTTGGVSMGDFDFLKQAVKEYEVIIDKVDVKPGKHIKIAKFEDKFIFALPGFPYSAMVMFNLYVRELLNAWLLQEKDYVFKAFANTDYKKKSPHLEFVACNVEFKDGKIYANLKGKKQGSSAIINNLNHKAALMIAHDDIRENDLVDIIFTP
- a CDS encoding molybdopterin synthase catalytic subunit, with amino-acid sequence MFELYQGALEIPSIYARWYKYAKDKNCGALITFCGIVRAEDEIEALSFDIYEPLLKTWFEKWCQKLANENVSLMFAHSIGEVKVHESSYFAGVLSKQRKLGLKLINDFVEDFKASAPIWKYDIINGEKIYAKERSLKLQGAGILSAKD
- a CDS encoding molybdopterin synthase, small subunit; amino-acid sequence: MVKVEFLGPIDKESLELNISNLKELKAILGQDESLKEWLELCAVALNDEMVFDDETTLKDGDKICLLPPVCGG
- a CDS encoding multicopper oxidase family protein yields the protein MDRRLFLKFNALGLASISSAYAMGDHSHHNMHSKHTQKEVKEIDTSFIKLENPNIKLLDEKNFPSGQTLTNLKLLKNTSTKKNFFRSSIEIKESQIEFVKGKKTKCFTYNGSIPGPKIEVYEGDTVEILVKNSLKEPTTIHWHGLDIPPEQDGNPHDPIMPGRERIYRFKLGENSAGTYWYHPHPHPHYTTAKQVYKGLAGVFVVKAKKDALSHLQEQDWVISDLRLDENAQIPDNNLFDWLNGREGNLVLINGQLKPKITLDKAQRIRIYNFCAARYLNLRIKGAKFILVGTDGGLIEKGVELDELFLSPASRVEVLIKANKGDFKLESIYYDRDKMLVKEEPYTLMLADLKVEKTIENIPEKLREFPPLKEATNFKEVIMSEDHMQMHGISKKSEEEIKKSLASMFLINGKTFDMNRTDLTSKLNEVEEWVVKNKSHMDHPFHIHGTQFELISSKFKGKITKAKFRALQDTINVRPGEELRLRMSQKFTGIRMFHCHILEHEDLGMMGILEIKE
- the nspC gene encoding carboxynorspermidine decarboxylase, translated to MLIKNHLDKDFQTPAYILEEDKLRKNCELLAKVSEQSGAKVLLALKGFAFSGAMDIVGEYLSGCTCSGLWEAKFAKEYMDKEIHTFSPAFKEDEIDEIIDLSHHIVFNSFNQFKKFKDKASKKSLGLRCNPELSVAPKELYNPCGRFSRLGIRAIDFENEDLSVLSGLHFHALCEESAHSLELVLNAFEAKFSKFIKSMKWVNFGGGHHITKEGYDTQKLIDLCKKFSDKYGVQVYLEPGEAVGWQCGTLVASVIDIVENEKKIAILDTSSEAHMPDTIIMPYTSEVLNARILSSRDGEKYSELKEDEFAYLLGGNTCLAGDIMGEYAFNQELKIGQKIVFLDQIHYSIVKNTTFNGVRLPNLMFLDKDENLSMVREFGYENYSKRN
- a CDS encoding formate dehydrogenase subunit gamma, producing MHRVILAFLACLNFLFAQENFEVKNTQIWDVQRVMNIESYQNFGALWTKLQGEYIASAVLIILIVVISAFALHYMVIGPKKFSHDGKKIYAFSVFERLFHFVAAISWIILVPTGLIMIFGSYFGGGFFVRMCKNLHGIATILFIISIIPMLLCWIKRMLPASYDLRWMMIVGGYLSKEKKPVPAGKFNFGQKSWYYIAVFGGFLMIITGAFMFFLDFNSTSLQSIFGISHIDILRASAIIHNILGILCAVFFAIHIYMAVFAIKGSIHSMISGYKEEEEVYILHSYWYKELSDKKQINPSFTYDSKTKF
- a CDS encoding TorD/DmsD family molecular chaperone; the encoded protein is MIQDIDLSRKYFYEFFSKAFNFIDEKEFKIWHEQVLVLAQSPLDDSLKPDFEKLSACDFASFKEEQNAVFFDFSYVNVPISASFYDEGRDDGKMKLQACEIIRKTKFRKKEDCRQSEDEFGFLFAFMASIIEHDLKIAQQLFRFVINPVVDEFIEKLQIHKNSNFYIAIANIMKVFFANERAYLEVQAPIKKEGKSIADEALQRLPYEPRLPTKFSKTNIEELSKL
- a CDS encoding twin-arginine translocation signal domain-containing protein, producing the protein MEANQRRDFLKKSLKIGALGVVAGASVNALAKDDYQEQNTVVLGKSTKKEVLYKKTMHWEKYYKIAY
- a CDS encoding formate dehydrogenase subunit alpha; this encodes MALARRNFLKLAGIAGLGSAAFGSENKAIRAASEQEVANPYPDSKIVRTICSICSAGCGIKAEVQDGVWVRQENAIEHPISQGSHCCKGIDQIDLTKSKQRIKYPMKKENGKWVRLTWEQAINEIGDKMLEIRKENGPDSVMFLGSAKFNNQQAYYFRKFAAFWGTNNIDHVARIUHSATVAGVANTWGYGAMTNHFGDVTKHSKMMIIFGANTAVANPIGFKHLLQAKDRNNAKLVVVDPVFTKTAVHADEYVRIRPGTDIALVYGMLHLIFKNGWEDKELIKTRTYGVEEIKAEAAKWTPEVVEDVTGVPATQLEKITRMLATIKPATLFWALGITQHSVGSSNTRILAILQLVLGNIGKPGAGTNIIRGHDNVQGATDMGCLADTLPAYYGLDDNAWNHFSNVWNVEREYLNSRFYSKEWMHEKGFSLAKWWQGVLHEEKTYSNSPIRVLWVQGTGITSMAHTVKIQEALKKLDMIVIAEPFVNEVAVLADRPDGIYIIPASTQFETEGYVTATNRAMQWRSQVVKPIYESKEDQEIMFAFAKKFGFYKEYTRGMKMELKDHKLVQTRDDNDDNFIWPDDATREMSNGLLSIGLRGISAERLRKHQQNWEHFDPDTQRGIGGEVKGEYYGLPWPCWDKQHPGTSIMWNTDIPYEEGGMGFRNRFGLEHNGHSQLADETFTPKGCKVKGGYPQITKENIEKVFNIKLSDKEKELMGASWSTDISGIILEKCREKSACCLGNARARMKVWEFADPIPLHREPIHSPRWDLVKKYPTWGDQEKNFRVESKFISEQQKTDWSKEFPTIISSMRLVNLSGAGMLERTSKYLAAITPEMFANVHPELALKYGINDGDMMWIHSPQGTKIKVKCVHNHSVTPDRICLPYNFAGIMQGVDLSYNYPEGTKPYTIGESSNTVTNYGFDINTQISEFNAGLCRLEKA